Within Mustela nigripes isolate SB6536 chromosome 3, MUSNIG.SB6536, whole genome shotgun sequence, the genomic segment ATATTGATACATAGAGagtgtctttctccttttttaccCTTGCTTAACAATCTATTGTGTGATTTGTTTGGCCAGTCCCCTACTGATGgatatttggtttgtttccaatCTTTTCCTGTTGCAAACAAGGCTGTAGTGAATTCCTTTATATATACATCATTTTGAATGCGTGCAAGAGTAGCTGTGGAGCCATTTCCCAAAGTGGCATTACTAAGTCAAAGGGTATGTGCCGTTATGATTTTCATGGATAACTGCGTAAATGCCTTCCTTAAGACTTGTACCAGTTTACTCTCTCATCAACGATAcagtaagtttttgtttttttttaataaaattgaaggATTTTCGAGATTAGTGCAGCCACATCAAAACATGGgcttggggacgcctgggtggctcagttggttaagcagctgccttcggctcaggtcatgatcccagcgtcctgggatcgagtcccacatcgggctccttgctcagcggggagcctgcttctccctctgcctctgcctgccattctgtctgtctgtgcttgctctctcccccccccctctgataaataaataaaatctttaaaaaaaaaaaaaaccaaaaaacaaaaacaaaaaaaacatgggcttggaggggaaggcaggagaCAGGTAGGAGTTCCCACTTGGTTCCGGGTATTTAAGACTCTGATCCCCACAAGAATCTTCTAAAGCAAACATCAGTATCAGCAAAAACAGCTAGGAAACTGCAGTTTAGCGAGGAGAGATCACTTGCCCGAGATCTCAGAGCTAGCAAGGGATGGGGCTGCAGCCCAGTTCGTGTGACTCGGGAGCCCCTGCTCTTCTCACAGTCCAGTTCCCTCTGGGGTCCAGCCCCTCTTCTGCCAAACTTGTTGTATGGCCCGACCTGTAGGCAGAACACAATCCCTGTCTGTCCAGTGGGTGCATGGGTGGATGGCTGGATGACAGAGATGGGGATTCAAGGGCATGAAGGTACCACATAGAAAAGCCGAGGGAGAGTAGGAATCGGGACCCAGGGAATAACAGAAACTTGGAAGGCAACGTTGGCTGCGGTGGGCTTGGGATGAGAGTGGGTTGTGGAGAGGGTCTCCTCATCAGGCAGGCAAGAGTCAACACAGCCAAACAAAGCTTCACTGTGTTCTTTTAAATCATGCACCTGTAAGGTTGCCCCACGTCCCAGCTAATGTGCACAGTTTCACTTCTGTGTTAATGTTTTACAACATCgggtttaaaacaaaaacctaccaCTTGTGGGGGGTTCCTGCAGGGCTCACCAAAACTGATAAAGAGCACCAAACTTGGCCAGGCTTCAGCACCTGGTGTGTTTAAGGGTATGCAGTTccaggtaacttttttttaaagcaaaataccAGACTATAGCTCTCCAAGTGAGTGTTAATGTCTGGAAAGCATCAAAATAACCTCAGAAACCTCTTTACTTTCCCAGAGACGTTGCTGTTGTTGATGTTGCTTGATCCCCTCCCTGGGAGTTGCTGTGTAGCTCTAGCGTTCATTCTTTTGTGCATATTCAAGGATATCAGAGATTTGCCCTTTAAGGGTGAGGACTGAAGGAAAAAACCCacccacatttattttttaatttttttttttaagattttatttattcatttgacagacagagatcacaagtaggcagagaggcaggctccccactatgcagagagcctgactcggggctcaatcccaggaccctgggatcatgacccgagccgaaggcagaggctttaacccattgagccacccaggtgcccccaacccacatttaaaaaaaagatttattatgtatttgagagagagagaaagtgaaagcatgagccagggggaggggcagagggagagaaatcctcaagccgactccctgctgagcgaggagccccacacagggctccatcccaggaccggcagatcatgaccagagctgaaatcaagggccgggccgactgagccacccaggtgccccacattgtTTTTAATAGCTAAATATCTATGGGAATTGCTTTATGAAGGTGGACAAAATAGGCCAGGTGATGATTGTATGCTCAGAAACAAGGAATGGTCGTTGGAAataggcaaggaaaagaaaggtcAGCCTGTGTCAGAGGGGCAAGTTCAACTGACATCACTTTCTTCCCCATGGAAGGGCCCAAGGGGCTGTGGGTCCCCAGGATAACTGGGCTGGGCTGCAGTCACTGGGTGGGCTAGAGTCCTACATCTTAGGGAAGATGACCCTCTTTTCTCAGACTACATACTCAGCAGTCCCTTTGGCTGCTCCTCTAGGCTGGCTTCTCCAATAAGACAAAGACCTCAAGACTCGATAACATGTTCTTTATTCATGCTGAACACTCCTCAACATTCGAGTATGTATGGTTCTGAACACTTGCTTTGAGATGAGCACATGATATAAGGCTGGTTACGAAAGTGAAGTGTCCAAATGTGCCTTAAATAGGAAAGTCAAGATAGAAGATCAAAAAGCATCCATAGACAGCAAAATGGTATTCCTGCCCTCTCTATCTACTTTAGGGTCACCAAAAGTCACATTTCATTTACAAACAGCACACTCTGTAGCCCTGACAGTGTAGTTCAAAGTGGGCATCAAAATAGCACCAATTAACATCAGTTAGAATAAAATGAACTTGACCTCATGAGCCAAAGATTGAAACTTCTCTATGTTTCAACAAGCCTTCCCTATGACCTGAGCTCTAGCCTGCCCATCAACTCATcactccccccaccaacccccccacccccacctccagcttcCCAGAGTGAACCTCTCTCTCAGTGATTGACCTGCCTCTTCTCCATTAAAAGGAAGGTCTTCAGGATCTACTTCTTTGGATGCACCATCAAACCAAGTTattgtgtttttagttttgttttgtttttgtctatgAGCTAATTGCCTATTCCTCTTACCAGCATTTTCCCATTTGGGGACAATACTTCCTCAAGCCTAAAATATATTTGTCCTTACATTCAGTGAAAAGGACATTTCTGCTTTATTCAGAGGCTTGTTTTTAAAACGTTTTTATAAAGGGTCCCTGCAGGATGAAAACATGACACACTATGCAGACTGCCCTGTTTGATCTGTCCTTATCTTCTCAGTCTCCCCCAGCTAATGCTCCTctagtctattttttctttttagtaaaagGAATgctttctgactttttttctttttagtaaatttgcaaaagaaaagggactgttaaaaatattaagtaatatttttatattacttaatatatatatattaagtaataACACAAGTggtacaaaaattaaaaatcataaaagtggTATATGGGGACAGTTTTgagtactggtcaggtattttctAGACTATCCCTCAGTTGGGTTTTGTCTgctggtttttttattttttgtttgtttgtttgtttttttttttttttacaatgctCCTGGGGTTGTGGGCTCTGGGAGAAAGATGACAGAAGTAAAGTGCCCTTCACACCACATCATCACATCATCTCAAGGGTACACATTCTCAGTGTGACTTATTACTGCCTCCCTAAGCTTCTCTAATCCTCTGTTTGAAGACTCTGAAGCTTGGGAAAGGGTAAGtgtaggaatttattttatactcTCGTCTTACTGAAATCTTCTAGCTTAATCATTGCCGTGATTCTTGGTCAAAACTGCctcttccggggcgcctgggtggctcagtgggttaaagcctctgccttcagctcaggtcatggtcccagggttctgggatcgagtcccgcatcaggctctctgctcagcggggagcctgcttcctcctctctctctgcctgcctctctgcctacttgtgatctctctgtcaaataaataaataaaatcttaaaaaaaaaaaaaactgcctctTCCTATATCAAAGCTTTTTCTTATGCCCTGCTTTATGAAGAAGCTCATTCAATTCAATTTTCAAATGTCTGTtctagagccccatgttggcctcccAGGTGCTTAGGACTGTAAGGGGAAGACAAGTAGCTTttcattctggaaaataaaatcccTCACTTCCCACAGTGCGATCTGTACTGTTCCCTCACTGTGGAGGCAAAATCATCTGAACAGAGCGTGGGTCTGCAACCTGAGAGAGTCACAGCAGTGGTCACCTGAAAGTCCTGGGGTCCTACTCCGTCTGCCACTGCTCTTCTAGTCCTAGGGCCTCAGGGGGGCACTGACTACCCGCCCGTCCATTGTGAATACGACTGCTCTGCtgtaaaatttaatatttgatcCCAGCCCCCAATTTGCTAACTGCTCATGGGAATACTCGGCTTCTCAGGCACGGGCACCTGTTCCTGCCCACAGGCCTTCATACCCTGCACCCCCCCTGAGTCAAGCACAGGCACCGTGGCTGAGCTAGGGGAACAGCCAGCTCACACCGGTGTGGCCACTTGCTCGCTGCCCTTGGAGCGCAGGGTGGAATAGAACATGCCATTAACCTTAAGTTCAGAGGAGAAATGAGAAGGCTCCTTTTCCTGGACCTCCCTGAGGAGGGGGCTTAGCAAACCCAGCCAGTTCTGTGACATGAAGGAAGCTTGAGAAAAATCTCCCTCTccggtgtggagcttacttagaCCAGCCCGGGCCCTTGACATCACTAAATCAGCATACTCACCTGATCCCCAGTGCTGACTATATGACAGGCAAGCATGAGGATGGAGCCCGGACCCTCTGTCTAAGGATGAGCAGCAATGCCCATGGGGAGTGAGGGACATGACCCCAGCAgttctgcctacttttgatctgtgtctgtcaaataaataaaatcttttttttaaagattttattttgtttatttaacagagattacaagtaggcagagaggcaggcagagagagagggggaaacaggcttcccgggagcagagagcccgatacgggactcgatcccaggaccctgggatcatgacctgagccgaaggcagcggcttaacccactgagccacccaggtgtcccaaatcaaaaaaaatctttaaaaaaaaaaaaaaaaagctgaaggcaAAGTGCCTCAATGAACAGGAGCCGCTGTAGTACCTCCTGGAGAAGCAGGGTGGGCGAGGTCTGTTGAGGTTGGTCAAGTGTCACAGTGTGGGCTTGTCAGAGACATGatcttcactttctctctcctctgcctcattcATTGAAATGCCTTTGATTTTAAGACTAGATTTCTGCCCAAATGCTGGATCCCCAGGTGCCAGTAGTGAGCATCAGTCgatgaaaaaaatgtctttctcagTGGTGAATTCTGTTGCTCATTTCAAAAGTGATGTTTTGTGCAACAGCTTCTTTGAAATAAGAGTGTCTCTTCTAGGAGTCGAAaaataaccaaaggaaatgaagttgGAACACGATTTCTGCAGGAGGTGACAATTTGTCATTACTTGGCCCTGTAGCTCTTAAATATCAGCCTTTCCCCTCCCCGGCCCAGCATCTCTGCCTTGAGTGTTCCAGAAGTGTCTCCCCAACGACATGGTCTTGTTCCTCTACAGTTAAACCTCAACATCAGGTTTACCTTCAAACTTGATCGAATTTACTCTGGGATGGTGAAAACTCATCTTAGAGAGTTCTGTTAGAAGGATGGCTTCTCTAGTCTTTATTTACCCTCTTATAGGATTTTTTGGTCATGGTTTTATACTTCAGTTATGTGGGGGTTTGCATAAGTTCCTCTCTCTTCAAAATGAGCGCCCTGTTCACATCTACCCATGACAGAATGCACTGTTGGGGATGAGCCCACAGGGACAGTGTTTGTAGACACTTTGGtgagagaaatgggcagaaacaCCTAGAGCAGCACCACTGGTGGGCCCACAGATGTTTGTTGGATAAATGATGGGATGAAATTGAGGACAAAGCAGAgtaagaaaaggagaagatgagTAGACTCTTGCCTGGGGGCTGATGCCTGCTGCGTCTTGGTTCCCAAAGGTCCAAAGTAAAGAAACTAGAAATGGTGGCAGCAAGGGAAAATACCAGGGTGCCCCTTTCTCACCAATTCTTTAGAAAACCTGGAGGTCTTTGGGATGTCTAATATGTCACAGCCATGGGATAGGAAATATTGACCTCAAGTTTTCCTCCTTGCTGGGTAGAAACTTTTCATGTCTGATCAGGGTAATGAACTGAGTTGAAAAGCTTCCATCATAATGTGAATTTCAGGTATGTTAGCTCTCGTTCTAATCCCTTCTGTAATGTTGCctagtatttcatttctttgtgtgcCTATCACAACGGTGCTTACAATAAGGGTTCTGTTAGTTCAGCTGTCACAATAAATTTGTTCACGGATCAGCTTACAACAGAACCAAGAGAAATAATGAGCACCAAAGGATTAGGCCCAGAGCAGTGTATGATTTGATAAAATGTAGGgttcagaaaacacacacatctttttttattttattttattttatttatttatttgacagacagagatcacaagcaggcagagaggcaggcagagagagaggaagggaagcaggctccctgccgagcagagagcccaatgcggggctcgatcccaggaccctgggatcatgacctgagctgaaggcagaggctttaacccactgagccacccaggcaccccaacacataCATCTTTAAACAACTTTGGATGTGGAAACAATGCGTCCCTCCACAgtatttattacataataatacAGATTAGGCCGAGAATGTCTCCTATGGGTGGACCAAAGATCTCACTGCTTTCCAAGTTTGCGTGCTAGAAGAAAGGATGTCGTACCTTCTTCACTTTCCAGTGTTTAGGGGCATGTTTATCCCAGCTCCTTAAGTTGCAGTTCATTCTTTCTGTTGCTAAGTTAGCTGTAATTTATTGGCAAGGCCACCAGGAGGCCATAAAGGACCTTTGTGAAATTGGAAAAAGATGCCCTCCCCACTCCTGACACCCCTTTGCAGATGCACAAAGGCTGGAGTTCAGCTCTCCCTTGCCCCTCGGCAGGACACCCTCTGTGTTATCCCCCAGCAGTGCCAGTCACGAGCTAGTGCTTTCCACATGCAAGGCGACACACAGAATCCTCACAGCAACTCTGCTAATACTGTTCCCGCTTTACAGCtggtgaaactgaggcacaaagagccATCATCAGGCTAGTGAGGACAGGAATCAGGACTCAGACCCCCTACCTTATGGGTGTTGTTTTTAAGGTCATATGATCTCTGTCCTCTCCTTGAGAACAGATTACCTTCTTCTGTCACATAAGAGAAAGAACTTTTGGGCTGTTCATTAAGAACCATGACTTCCAAAATACATTCATTTCAAAATTCAAGCAGAATGCAATTAAtcgatataaatataaaatgaatgtgTCACTATACTtagaacattctctctctctctcttttttggtgttcattttatttcttttttcctctaagtttttatttaaattccagctagttaataTACACTGCAATATTAGTTTAAGTTGTGGAATTCAGTGATTCTTACAAACAGTAACTGTGATACTTACAAACagcactcagtgctcatcccTACTGGTGCCCTCCTCAGTACCCATTACCTGTTTAACACCCCCCACCCGCCGCATCCCCTCCAGTAATCATCcatttattctctatagttaatacTTCatggtcattttatttattatttattttttaaaaattttatttatttatttgacagacagagatcacaagtaggcagagattgaggaagggaagcaggctccccgctgagcagagagctcgacatggggcttgatcccaggaccccgggatcatgacctgagctgaaggcagaggctttaacccactgagccacccaggcaccccattggtggtcattttaaagatgttttatctCCTTTGGGTTACTGTAGGAAAATACAGTGGCATTCTTCTGTAACATTTCCCAGTTTGGTTGGCTGTTTTCAgactatattataaaaatgttctgtGTTGAGGACATTTGCCTACTTCAAGCTTATCTGTAAGATTAGGAAAATACCTAAGAATGAAAACTGATACGGTGATCACGTGCATAGATGTTCTAGTTATGTGGCACAAATTGATAGATCGCTTGGACTTGTGACATTCTCTGTGGATAGAGAACTTTTCacaaagcttttgattttggagAAAAACTTGGCTCGGTCTGATGGCATAATATGTCTTTCAAAATATACAACTGAGTGACTTCGTTTGGGGTGTGTTGTGACATCCCCCACGGCTTTCTGCTCTAGAAGATTGATGCCTCTGGAATGCACCCACAGCAGGCCCAGCTGCATGGAAATCGTCTGTCTCCTATAACTGACAGTACTAATCACTGTAATAACTATTTTACCGGCAAATATAATTTGGCAGACATCTGTGATTAGTATATTAACACATTTCCCTGTTAATTCCCTAAGGCAGCCATCTCCAGAACATCCCTTGTGAGATCTTAATGAATCGTCTTGTCATAATGAAATTTCTTTATAAGCCTGAGAAATCCCTTTTGTTAAGTGGTCTAAAGGGCTATTCATTTGAAAGCTTCATTCATGCTGAGACCTGAGGGAGAGCCAAAGGATAGCCCTTCTCTCTGTTCTGACATCTGACTCCCAGGGGCACCCACTGCCAGGGCCCAGAATCGCCCCCAGTCCTTCCCAAACTCTGTTGCTCCAAGCCTCGGTTTACATTACTTTCCACCTGGGGCTTCAAGCCCAGTCCCAGAGGCAAGATGGGAAATGATTGGATGTGAACAAATGtattaaaaggagaaacaggagcacctgggaagctcagtcagttacgtgtctgccttgaactcaagtgtctgccttgaactcaagtcaagatctcagggtcctgggatcgagccccacgttgggctccctgctcagcagggcgtctgtttctccctctgacccaaccctcttgtgcactttctctctcactcactctctctcaaataaataaataaaatctttaaaataaataaaaagagaaacgATTGGCAATGAGTTGAATTAATGATAATACACaaatgaaggaagggaagaacTATGACATTATTAACTcagggagaaatgaaaactaatttaTGCAAAGTAATAGCTTACTGTTTGGCTCAGTTCCTCCTAGCAGACATACTTGTTCTATGGACATGTACCTGGATAttacccaaataacaaataattctCATTTTCAATGATTGCTTATATACAATGGCTGAATTGAAAGGAAATGTGAATGTGTAAAGGGAGAGGGTAGGGGTGACAGAAGTGGGAGAAGAAGGAGcccaaatctttattttctatGGTGGGACTGAACAGAAATGCCCAAACTGAGAGATTATGAAGTAACAATTTGCTTAGAGATATAGAAGAAAAACATCCCCCCAAAACAGCTAAATGAATTAAGATACTTGCCCCTAGGGAAGTGAGAAGAGATccgaggtttttttttcttttttttaagattttattcatttatttgacagagagagacacagctagagagggaacacaagcagggggagtgggagaggaagaagtaggcttccctccgagcagggagcccaaagtggggctcgatcccaccaccctgggatcatgacctgagccaaaggcatacacttaatgactgggccggccacccagatgccccaggagaTCCAAATATTAGCCATGCATCTTACATTAGGTAATGagatgtatgtacacatatataactGGGGTGGGGAGTAACTTagggaaaaaagattaaaaataatgaaaagaaaaacaattttcaggggaaaaaaatagaaatatattaccTAGAGGCCCATTTTAacatgtttgtttatttcctcCCAGTTATTTTCACCCTCTGTTTgtgattgtctttctcttaccCCCTCTTTCCCTTCCAGTGATTAACAATGCTGTAATCATACTGTGATAAAATTGATAGCTAACTTACTGAGCACTTAGGGGCACAGCAGACCGTGTGCTAATACACACTTTATATGCGCCATTTCATTTGATTAACCCCACTGTGCGTGCTGATATTTTAACTTCTATCATAATTATGTTCTTACATTAGCATATGGTCTTCATAATCCTATTTTTTTCATGGAATAAGAATATTccatccagggcgcctgggtggctcagtgggttaggccactgccttcggctcaagtcatgatctcagggtcctgggatcgagtcccgcatcgggctctttgctcagcgggaagcctgcttcctcctctctctctctctctctctgcctgcctttctgcctacttgtgatctctctctgtcaaataaataaataaaatctttaaaaaaaaaaaaagaatattccatcCAGCAGAATATGTatctttcccccaaattatttgaCTTTTGTTTGCCACCTCTTGCTCTTATAAGGAATACTGAGATGATATATTTAAAGCTTTTTCctgacatgtatttttttttctgacatttttgtttttaggataaaTTTCCAGAAAGAGGATTCCTGGGTCATAGAGTAGAATTATGTTGCCAAGTTGCTTGTCTTAAACTGTTTAGGGCATGTTCACGTTCAGTGCTTAATGTGATGCCTCATGCAGCTTGGAGACAAGTAGTGAGAGAGAGTCACtgtcattttatggatgagataCTTAGGAGCTAAGtcttcaaggtcacacaactggtGGAAGGGCCAGAATTAAAATGCATGGTTCCCAACTCTTTCATgatttctgctcctcctccaaaatgaaatgaaacccaGGCTGAGCTATCCCTGTACTTTCCCTTCCCAGATGTCTTGGTCTTCACCTAGTGGAGCGTCTCAGTCATGGGACCCTTTCCTTTCACTGAGGGCCATTCTTCTTCAGGAAAAAGGAAGACCTCTCTAGCAGCCCAAAACCACACTCGAAATCTTCTATCAGGGCTAAGgaggagaaagagcaagaagcagaaaggacaggagaaaaaaaagtgaaatatgcTTACTTAGAAAATGGGACAGAAACTATGAGAAGATGTCTGAGGAGCAAACATGAAAACACCGTGGTTTTGGAGGACCTTAACGCTTCAGATAAGGTGTTTGAGCTGAAGACAGTAAAGAAGTTTGACTTAGGGAGTGTTAGGGTCATGGTATGGCCTTTCTTTGTTCAGTTGTACACAGGACTTTCTTGAATGTTAAatctactctttttaaaattttattgattgggacgcctgggttaagcctctgcctttggctcaggtcatgatctcagggtcctgggatcgagccctgcatcgggctctctgctcagcagggagcctgcttccctttctctctctgcctgcctctctgcctacttgtgatctctctctctgtcaaataaaaaaaaaagattttattgatttgaaagaggggcgtggggcagaggaagaggcagagaatctcaagcagactctgtgctaagcctggagcccgatgcagggcttgattccacaaccctgagactctGACCCAAGCTGAAcccaagtcagacgcttaaccgactgaaccacctaggcacccctacatctatttttttttaatttttacattaacatataatatattattagccccagaggtacaggtctgtgaattgccaggtttacacacctcacagcactcactatagcacataccttccccaatgatgtccattctttctttcttttttttttttttttaaagattttatttatttatttaacagagagagatcacaagcagtcagaggcaggcagagagagagaggagaaagcaggctccctgctgagcagagagcccgatgcaggacttgatcccaggaccctgagatcatgacctgagccaaaggcagaggcttaatccactgagccacccaggtgcccccgatgtCCATTATTTCTTGATGGTGATATTCTTTCTCAGGATAGAAACAAATCaacaatttgattttttctttttctctttcaaatgaatgatcaaaaaacaactttaaatgtgtatttttttcaatcaCAGAAGAAAGTGAGTCCTGCTTTGCCCAACCAAAACCACGGACACTGGGAAAAGAATCCACTCTTTTTGGCAAGGTGGAAAAGGAAAGTCCAGCCCCCTTCGAGAAGCTCAAGATTTCAGCAGTGTCTACAGCTAACGGAGTTAAACCTGTCCATGAATGGCCCCTGGCAAACAGTGCTGTGGATCCACCAGCATCCACAGAAGAGGCTCAGCCTCTAGACAGACCCGAGGAGTCGGGGCCACCCCAGCCAGGTGGCAAAGATGATACTCTGGGtatgggaggaaagaagaaagacatgGGAGCAGTGGCAGAGGCTCAGCCTTTACAAGGAAATGCTGAGACCGAATCTGGAGGAACAGACCTCAAGTACACCAAGCCTTTGAGggccacaggagagaggagctCTCCAGGAGCAGTGGAGGGTACTGAGAATCCACAAACTGCCAGACAGATGAAACTTCTAGGAACATCTGATAAAATCCCTCCTCTGGAAGCAGCCAGAGAGCCACAACCTCAAGAAGCAATGGGCAAAGGTGAACAGACCCAACTCCCAGAAACAGTTCCCAAGGAGAAGGAATCTCCAGAAGTACTGGAAGGAAGTCAGTTTTTGGAAACAGCTGGAGAGCAGCAACTTCAAGAAACGTTGGGGAAAGATGAGCAGTCCCAACCTCTAGAAACCATTCCCAGAGAGAATGGAACACCAGAAATATCGGAAGGAAGTCAGTTTGTGGGAACAGCTGGAGAGCAGCAACTTCAAGAAATGTTGGGAAAAGATGAACAGTCCCAACCTCTAGAAACCAATCCCAGAGAGAATGAAACACCGGAAGTGTTGGAAGGAAGTCAGTTTGTGGGAAAAGCTGTAAACAGTGAGTTGCTCCATAAAACTCCTGAAGGTCCCAGAAACATGGAGCAGAGTCAACTTGAAGGAATGATAGTTGGAAGCATGGAGCATCCAGTGGGAATTCTAGAAATAGGAGCAAATGTGGAAATGGTCAAGCAAATGCACACTAATGAAGAGGACCAACACATTGAAGGTAAATTTATGATGGTTGTTTAGATGTGTTGCATGAGAGATCATCACTGGGGATTGCTGTTTTGGGTGGTTGGACTTCATTTGACCCAGACCAAA encodes:
- the ERICH5 gene encoding glutamate-rich protein 5 isoform X1 — protein: MSVFRPLKEVLFYLPKVRTFRLYKAANSLGTGNYSSGREERRGTHFSFETLPSRQPFSIKDGTGGRTFTPSKESESCFAQPKPRTLGKESTLFGKVEKESPAPFEKLKISAVSTANGVKPVHEWPLANSAVDPPASTEEAQPLDRPEESGPPQPGGKDDTLGMGGKKKDMGAVAEAQPLQGNAETESGGTDLKYTKPLRATGERSSPGAVEGTENPQTARQMKLLGTSDKIPPLEAAREPQPQEAMGKGEQTQLPETVPKEKESPEVLEGSQFLETAGEQQLQETLGKDEQSQPLETIPRENGTPEISEGSQFVGTAGEQQLQEMLGKDEQSQPLETNPRENETPEVLEGSQFVGKAVNSELLHKTPEGPRNMEQSQLEGMIVGSMEHPVGILEIGANVEMVKQMHTNEEDQHIEGETGEKVETEAENEKGSEGPGTKEEETGEAVGLAAAT
- the ERICH5 gene encoding glutamate-rich protein 5 isoform X2, giving the protein MGCSSSALNTAGDSSGLRREESESCFAQPKPRTLGKESTLFGKVEKESPAPFEKLKISAVSTANGVKPVHEWPLANSAVDPPASTEEAQPLDRPEESGPPQPGGKDDTLGMGGKKKDMGAVAEAQPLQGNAETESGGTDLKYTKPLRATGERSSPGAVEGTENPQTARQMKLLGTSDKIPPLEAAREPQPQEAMGKGEQTQLPETVPKEKESPEVLEGSQFLETAGEQQLQETLGKDEQSQPLETIPRENGTPEISEGSQFVGTAGEQQLQEMLGKDEQSQPLETNPRENETPEVLEGSQFVGKAVNSELLHKTPEGPRNMEQSQLEGMIVGSMEHPVGILEIGANVEMVKQMHTNEEDQHIEGETGEKVETEAENEKGSEGPGTKEEETGEAVGLAAAT